Within Thermococcus sp., the genomic segment ACCCCTCGGTGGGACGGTAGTACCTATTAGTCTGGGCATTCCTGGCATGATCCACGCACTCGTGGTGGAGTACGACTATTCAAAGACACCGCGAAAAGCAAGGTTGGTGAGACCTTTCATAGTCCTTCCCTATCCCAGAACCTATGCTGAACGGAAAAGGCAAACGAGCAGAACGTTATATGATCCTGAGCTTGACATCGGCGTCTATATCCACCGGTGGGGTCAATGAAAGTCTGCTACGCGAAATTTAACCCCCATGATTTCCTTGAATGTCATACCAGTGACGCGATTAATGTTCTCAAAAGCATGAGAAAAGCATTCCCGTGGTTCTCTGGAGAGCTCTGGGAACTTTTATTTTATTCCGTTCTTCTCCATGACCTTGGAAAGTGTGCCAGCGGCTTTCAAAAAAATCCGCAAAAATGGGGCTACCGCCATGAGATACTATCCACAGCATTCACACAATTTCTCAGGCTGCCTGAGGAGAAAAGGAACCTGATTGCACTTGGCATACTCACCCACCACAGGACCCTCAATGAACTGGATGACAGAATTCCCCGAAGGATCCCGGGCGTCCCCCTTGAGTTTGATGGTAAAGTCGAGGAGCTTCTCGTGAACTCGGATTATATTGAAGATGTTTTCATGCCCAAAGTTCCCTACTGGGAGGCATACTTCTTTGGGACTGTTAAGCCTCCAAGAAGGTTTTTTCTTCCACATGACTGGAAAGAGCGGCTAAGGAATTTTGATTTTAATACCCTTCTTGAGTGGTACGAAACCAACTGGAAACAGCATAAGGAGGCACTAATTTTTCTCAGGGGTCTCCTCAATGCCGCGGATCATCTTGCCTCGGCAGGTGAGAGCGAAATAAAGCTTTTACCCAACATCGGCAGGGTGATTGAACTCGACCTACCCAGGGAGAGATGGCGCATGCTTCAGAGGGCCGCGAATGAGGCTGAGGGAAACCTCCTCCTGCGGGCCCCAACGGGCTATGGAAAAACTGAAGCCGCACTCCTCTGGGCAGATAGAAACGCATACTACTCAAAAAGGGGCATTTCAACCAGAATATTCTATGTTCTCCCATATAAAGCGAGCATCAATGCGATGCACAGACGTCTTTTGAACCTCTTTGGTGATCCCGCTTTAATCGGTGTCCTTCACAGCTCCTCAACATTCTACCTCTACTCGTCAAACCTTGAGTACAAACGCCTTTCATCCCTCTATCACAAAATATATACTCCCCTAAAGGTTACCACACCATTCCAGATAATGAAAGCGTTCTTTGGCGTTGGATTCTTTGAAATGGCTCTGAGCGAGCTGAGGAATTCCCTTCTGATCTTCGATGAGATACACGCATATGAACCGAACGTCCTTGGCATAATACTCGCAATGTTTGAGCTTCTGAAGAACCACGGAGCAAAGGTTATGGTGATGACCGCCACCCTCCCTGAGTTCATCGAAACCCTGATACGGGATTCAATATCACCCATCGAACTAAAAGCAACTCCGGAAGAGGCGGACAGGTTCACGAGGCACAGGGTAAATGTCGTTGACGGGAGCATGGACGAAGTTAAACAGCTTGTAGAAGAGCTTGATCTTCCAAAGCCGTCGCTTATAGCGTGCAATACTGTTGACCGGGCGATGGAGACGTATTCTCTCCTAAAGCGAGAAGGTTATAACGTAATGTTAATCCACAGCCGTTTCACTTATGGGGATAGGGAAGGAAAGGAGAGGGCACTCTTAAGCAATTTAAATAACTACGATTTTGTGGTCGCCACACAGGTCGTTGAGGTCTCCCTTGATGTTAGCTTTGAGTCTATTCTGACTGAACCTGCTCCCCTTGATGCTCTGATTCAACGCTTTGGCAGGGTGAACAGAAAGGGTTTTGGGAACCTGAGGGATGTCTATGTCCTAACACAGGGGTCTGAGG encodes:
- the cas3 gene encoding CRISPR-associated helicase Cas3' is translated as MKVCYAKFNPHDFLECHTSDAINVLKSMRKAFPWFSGELWELLFYSVLLHDLGKCASGFQKNPQKWGYRHEILSTAFTQFLRLPEEKRNLIALGILTHHRTLNELDDRIPRRIPGVPLEFDGKVEELLVNSDYIEDVFMPKVPYWEAYFFGTVKPPRRFFLPHDWKERLRNFDFNTLLEWYETNWKQHKEALIFLRGLLNAADHLASAGESEIKLLPNIGRVIELDLPRERWRMLQRAANEAEGNLLLRAPTGYGKTEAALLWADRNAYYSKRGISTRIFYVLPYKASINAMHRRLLNLFGDPALIGVLHSSSTFYLYSSNLEYKRLSSLYHKIYTPLKVTTPFQIMKAFFGVGFFEMALSELRNSLLIFDEIHAYEPNVLGIILAMFELLKNHGAKVMVMTATLPEFIETLIRDSISPIELKATPEEADRFTRHRVNVVDGSMDEVKQLVEELDLPKPSLIACNTVDRAMETYSLLKREGYNVMLIHSRFTYGDREGKERALLSNLNNYDFVVATQVVEVSLDVSFESILTEPAPLDALIQRFGRVNRKGFGNLRDVYVLTQGSEADKKVYRPYGVVEESLDILKELNGQPLRESQIPRLVSEAYKSVEGELLKEVMKYRDIAYNLFKELRPLRKGEEEKRFYDMFQGLEVVPIKFMAMLENLAKTGKRIETHRYLVPLSHWKFFAIISKLGDVFSYDKKQHVTVANLKYSHELGLLDEPEEDEIIG